A genomic region of Trifolium pratense cultivar HEN17-A07 linkage group LG3, ARS_RC_1.1, whole genome shotgun sequence contains the following coding sequences:
- the LOC123916860 gene encoding uncharacterized protein LOC123916860 isoform X2 has product MAVSSDVCPTEDAVQVFLQHLVDPFLTEKSSVRDNPSPAQHQLIAKQVHSVVLLYNYYHRKQHPELEYLPFNEFCKLIGVLRPPLLAYMQFMQKLNEVELIDVEKQLSLTEKVIMDACDICRCLDASKTAPNVQGWPISKVSILLIDSKKENCFLLFDSITSGVWSVVEKNVDTSHQNPEVESETKNTNKRKRVIRKSAKDEFKVDEDELLQVGYSAIKEATGINNTDIVLLESYTIYSQSKEKAASRFFIMQCSQSINQEVIKVPLKDVIESLKGPLVKKSSSSWTITPAVVYFHVLPYSEVISQCISRKEFSNSLQDSRVTEKNIMVNIPEVTESYIFKDIYSGIDSKPSEDNFETQEQNKEKRQKISNSIQFGEDQEKHNPSLLCNSNGSANAIQAMKVDSTRIVITEGGINNIASSGKLCANRPNISYVKDTTDACTKSSNHCNSNGSVNAIQARKVDSTRILITEGGINNIASSGKLCANRPNISYVKETTDACTKISNHCNSDREKPQSLQDSKKKLSRTAIASLIRKKNQLAIQQRKIEEEIAICDTKLQRLLTEGCNDALVTTQEGMDEQQ; this is encoded by the exons ATGGCTGTTTCATCAGATGTGTGTCCAACTGAGGATGCTGTTCAGGTATTTCTACAGCATTTGGTTGATCCATTTCTGACGGAAAAATCTTCTGTTCGAGATAATCCCTCACCTGCTCAACATCAATTAATTGCTAAACAg gTGCATTCTGTCGTCTTACTCTACAACTACTACCACAGGAAACAACATCCAGAACTAGAATATCTGCCATTTAATGAATTTTGCAAGTTGATTGGGGTTCTGAGGCCACCTTTATTGGCATATATGCAATTCATGCAAAAGTTAAATGAAGTAGAGCTCATTGATGTGGAAAAGCAGCTATCATTAACAGAAAAAGTGATCATGGATGCATGCGATATCTGTCGATGTTTAGATGCATCAAAGACTGCTCCTAATGTACAGGGATGGCCCATTTCGAAAGTTTCCATCCTTTTAATCGACAGTAAGAAGGAGAACTGCTTTTTGCTGTTTGATTCTATCACTAGTGGGGTATGGTCTGTGGTTGAGAAAAATGTAGATACCTCCCACCAAAATCCTGAAGTTGAATcagaaacaaaaaatacaaacaaaaggAAAAGAGTCATTAGAAAGTCTGCAAAAGATGAATTCAAAGTTGATGAAGATGAACTTCTGCAAGTTGGGTATTCTGCCATAAAGGAAGCCACGg GTATCAATAACACTGATATTGTTCTTTTGGAAAGCTACACTATCTATTCTCAAAGCAAAGAGAAGGCAGCGTCTCGCTTTTTTATAATGCAGTGCTCCCAGTCAATCAACCAGGAGGTGATTAAAGTTCCCCTCAAAGATGTAATTGAAAG CTTGAAGGGTCCTTTGGTGAAAAAGAGTTCTAGCAGTTGGACAATCACTCCAGCCGTGGTTTACTTCCACGTGCTTCCTTATTCTGAAGTAATCTCACAGTGTATTTCTAG AAAAGAATTCTCAAACAGTTTGCAAGATTCAAGGGTAACAGAGAAAAATATAATGGTCAACATCCCTGAAGTGACAGAGTCCTATATATTTAAGGACATCTATTCTGGTATTGATAGTAAGCCAAGCGAGGATAATTTTGAAACACAGGAGCAGAATAAAGAAAAACGGCAAAAGATCTCCAATTCTATACAATTTGGTGAAGATCAAGAAAAACACAACCCATCTTTGCTGTGTAACTCCAATGGCTCTGCCAATGCTATTCAG GCTATGAAGGTTGATTCAACAAGAATTGTCATCACTGAAGGTGGAATCAACAATATTGCTTCTTCCGGCAAGCTTTGTGCCAATAGGCCAAATATCTCATATGTAAAAGACACAACAGATGCCTGTACTAAAAGTTCAAATCATTGTAACTCCAATGGCTCTGTAAATGCTATTCAG GCTAGGAAGGTTGATTCAACAAGAATTCTCATCACTGAAGGCGGAATCAACAATATTGCTTCTTCCGGCAAGCTTTGTGCCAATAGGCCAAATATCTCATATGTAAAAGAAACAACAGATGCCTGTACTAAAATTTCAAATCATTGTAACTCAGATAGGGAGAAGCCCCAAAGTCTTCAAGATTCTAAAAAGAAACTGTCGCGAACTGCCATAGCTTCTCTAATACGAAAGAAAAATCAGCTG GCCATTCAGCAGCGCAAGATAGAGGAGGAAATCGCTATTTGTGATACAAAACTTCAGAGATTGTTAACGG AAGGCTGTAATGATGCATTGGTTACAACTCAAGAAGGGATGGATGAACAACAATGA
- the LOC123916860 gene encoding uncharacterized protein LOC123916860 isoform X3, with translation MAVSSDVCPTEDAVQVFLQHLVDPFLTEKSSVRDNPSPAQHQLIAKQVHSVVLLYNYYHRKQHPELEYLPFNEFCKLIGVLRPPLLAYMQFMQKLNEVELIDVEKQLSLTEKVIMDACDICRCLDASKTAPNVQGWPISKVSILLIDSKKENCFLLFDSITSGVWSVVEKNVDTSHQNPEVESETKNTNKRKRVIRKSAKDEFKVDEDELLQVGYSAIKEATGINNTDIVLLESYTIYSQSKEKAASRFFIMQCSQSINQEVIKVPLKDVIESLKGPLVKKSSSSWTITPAVVYFHVLPYSEVISQCISRKEFSNSLQDSRVTEKNIMVNIPEVTESYIFKDIYSGIDSKPSEDNFETQEQNKEKRQKISNSIQFGEDQEKHNPSLLCNSNGSANAIQAMKVDSTRIVITEGGINNIASSGKLCANRPNISYVKDTTDACTKSSNHCNSNGSVNAIQARKVDSTRILITEGGINNIASSGKLCANRPNISYVKETTDACTKISNHCNSDREKPQSLQDSKKKLSRTAIASLIRKKNQLAIQQRKIEEEIAICDTKLQRLLTGCNDALVTTQEGMDEQQ, from the exons ATGGCTGTTTCATCAGATGTGTGTCCAACTGAGGATGCTGTTCAGGTATTTCTACAGCATTTGGTTGATCCATTTCTGACGGAAAAATCTTCTGTTCGAGATAATCCCTCACCTGCTCAACATCAATTAATTGCTAAACAg gTGCATTCTGTCGTCTTACTCTACAACTACTACCACAGGAAACAACATCCAGAACTAGAATATCTGCCATTTAATGAATTTTGCAAGTTGATTGGGGTTCTGAGGCCACCTTTATTGGCATATATGCAATTCATGCAAAAGTTAAATGAAGTAGAGCTCATTGATGTGGAAAAGCAGCTATCATTAACAGAAAAAGTGATCATGGATGCATGCGATATCTGTCGATGTTTAGATGCATCAAAGACTGCTCCTAATGTACAGGGATGGCCCATTTCGAAAGTTTCCATCCTTTTAATCGACAGTAAGAAGGAGAACTGCTTTTTGCTGTTTGATTCTATCACTAGTGGGGTATGGTCTGTGGTTGAGAAAAATGTAGATACCTCCCACCAAAATCCTGAAGTTGAATcagaaacaaaaaatacaaacaaaaggAAAAGAGTCATTAGAAAGTCTGCAAAAGATGAATTCAAAGTTGATGAAGATGAACTTCTGCAAGTTGGGTATTCTGCCATAAAGGAAGCCACGg GTATCAATAACACTGATATTGTTCTTTTGGAAAGCTACACTATCTATTCTCAAAGCAAAGAGAAGGCAGCGTCTCGCTTTTTTATAATGCAGTGCTCCCAGTCAATCAACCAGGAGGTGATTAAAGTTCCCCTCAAAGATGTAATTGAAAG CTTGAAGGGTCCTTTGGTGAAAAAGAGTTCTAGCAGTTGGACAATCACTCCAGCCGTGGTTTACTTCCACGTGCTTCCTTATTCTGAAGTAATCTCACAGTGTATTTCTAG AAAAGAATTCTCAAACAGTTTGCAAGATTCAAGGGTAACAGAGAAAAATATAATGGTCAACATCCCTGAAGTGACAGAGTCCTATATATTTAAGGACATCTATTCTGGTATTGATAGTAAGCCAAGCGAGGATAATTTTGAAACACAGGAGCAGAATAAAGAAAAACGGCAAAAGATCTCCAATTCTATACAATTTGGTGAAGATCAAGAAAAACACAACCCATCTTTGCTGTGTAACTCCAATGGCTCTGCCAATGCTATTCAG GCTATGAAGGTTGATTCAACAAGAATTGTCATCACTGAAGGTGGAATCAACAATATTGCTTCTTCCGGCAAGCTTTGTGCCAATAGGCCAAATATCTCATATGTAAAAGACACAACAGATGCCTGTACTAAAAGTTCAAATCATTGTAACTCCAATGGCTCTGTAAATGCTATTCAG GCTAGGAAGGTTGATTCAACAAGAATTCTCATCACTGAAGGCGGAATCAACAATATTGCTTCTTCCGGCAAGCTTTGTGCCAATAGGCCAAATATCTCATATGTAAAAGAAACAACAGATGCCTGTACTAAAATTTCAAATCATTGTAACTCAGATAGGGAGAAGCCCCAAAGTCTTCAAGATTCTAAAAAGAAACTGTCGCGAACTGCCATAGCTTCTCTAATACGAAAGAAAAATCAGCTG GCCATTCAGCAGCGCAAGATAGAGGAGGAAATCGCTATTTGTGATACAAAACTTCAGAGATTGTTAACGG GCTGTAATGATGCATTGGTTACAACTCAAGAAGGGATGGATGAACAACAATGA
- the LOC123918677 gene encoding endonuclease III homolog 1, chloroplastic yields MVLHLPSPGFVSGSWKIKVVIIMSSSHSFHKSPLSNTTTASVNSDSTSTSTSGVNVYVRRRNKRPKGITTTTTPTHTHNKKFGLPDIEDFAYKGPNELTQCIKSEVSLDVTPTESEIVSTTHSIESPAHWVETLEGIRKMRCSGDAPVDTMGCEKAGSTLPPKERRFAVLVSSLLSSQTKDHVNHGAIQRLLQNDLLTPDAINNAEEETIKKLIYPVGFYTRKATNLKKIANICLMKYGGDIPSTLEQLLLLPGIGPKMAHLVMNVAWNNVQGICVDTHVHRICNRLGWVSRLGTKQKTSTPEETRVSLQGWLPREEWDPINPLLVGFGQTICTPLRPRCGECSITELCPSAFKEASDSSPVSKSTKSRRNKKL; encoded by the exons atggttcTTCACCTTCCCTCTCCTGGGTTTGTTTCTGGGAGTTGGAAAATCAAAGTTGTGATCATCATGTCTTCTTCTCATTCCTTTCACAAATCCCCTCTCTCCAACACTACCACCGCTTCCGTCAACTCCGACTCCACCTCCACCTCCACCTCCGGAGTTAATGTCTACGTCAGAAGAAGGAACAAAAGACCCAAAGGaatcaccaccaccacaactCCAACCCACACTCACAACAAA AAGTTTGGTCTGCCTGATATTGAAGACTTTGCATACAAAGGACCAAATGAATTGACTCAATGCA TAAAATCAGAAGTGAGCTTAGATGTGACTCCAACTGAAAGTGAAATTGTTTCTACAACTCATAGCA TTGAATCACCTGCACACTGGGTAGAGACGCTTGAAGGCATTCGCAAAATGAGATGTTCTGGAGATGCACCGGTAGACACTATGGGATGTGAGAAAGCTGGTTCTACACTACCTCCTAAG GAAAGAAGATTTGCTGTCCTGGTATCTTCTCTTTTATCAAGCCAAACCAAGGATCATGTTAATCATG GAGCAATTCAACGTCTTCTTCAAAATGATCTGCTTACTCCTGATGCAATCAACAATGCTGAAGAAGAAACTATCAAAAAGTTGATTTACCCA gTTGGGTTTTATACAAGAAAAGCCACTAACTtgaaaaaaattgcaaatattTGCCTCATGAAGTATGGCGGTGACATACCTAGCACACTTGAGCAACTACTCTTACTTCCAGGCATAGGTCCTAAGATGGCTCATTTG GTTATGAATGTTGCATGGAACAATGTTCAAGGGATATGTGTAGATACTCATGTTCACCGCATTTGCAATCGGCTAGGATGGGTGTCAAGATTGGGCACGAAACAG AAAACCTCGACACCTGAAGAGACAAGAGTGTCACTGCAAGGGTGGCTTCCAAGGGAAGAATGGGATCCAATAAATCCTCTATTG GTAGGATTTGGACAGACAATTTGTACACCTCTAAGACCTCGTTGCGGAGAATGCAGTATAACTGAGTTGTGTCCATCAGCATTCAAGGAGGCCTCAGATTCAAGCCCAGTTTCCAAGTCGACAAAGTCCCGAAGGAACAAGAAACTTTAA
- the LOC123916860 gene encoding uncharacterized protein LOC123916860 isoform X1 — translation MAVSSDVCPTEDAVQVFLQHLVDPFLTEKSSVRDNPSPAQHQLIAKQVHSVVLLYNYYHRKQHPELEYLPFNEFCKLIGVLRPPLLAYMQFMQKLNEVELIDVEKQLSLTEKVIMDACDICRCLDASKTAPNVQGWPISKVSILLIDSKKENCFLLFDSITSGVWSVVEKNVDTSHQNPEVESETKNTNKRKRVIRKSAKDEFKVDEDELLQVGYSAIKEATGINNTDIVLLESYTIYSQSKEKAASRFFIMQCSQSINQEVIKVPLKDVIESLKGPLVKKSSSSWTITPAVVYFHVLPYSEVISQCISRKEFSNSLQDSRVTEKNIMVNIPEVTESYIFKDIYSGIDSKPSEDNFETQEQNKEKRQKISNSIQFGEDQEKHNPSLLCNSNGSANAIQAMKVDSTRIVITEGGINNIASSGKLCANRPNISYVKDTTDACTKSSNHCNSNGSVNAIQARKVDSTRILITEGGINNIASSGKLCANRPNISYVKETTDACTKISNHCNSDREKPQSLQDSKKKLSRTAIASLIRKKNQLAIQQRKIEEEIAICDTKLQRLLTDGKDDFELMIECIVEGCNDALVTTQEGMDEQQ, via the exons ATGGCTGTTTCATCAGATGTGTGTCCAACTGAGGATGCTGTTCAGGTATTTCTACAGCATTTGGTTGATCCATTTCTGACGGAAAAATCTTCTGTTCGAGATAATCCCTCACCTGCTCAACATCAATTAATTGCTAAACAg gTGCATTCTGTCGTCTTACTCTACAACTACTACCACAGGAAACAACATCCAGAACTAGAATATCTGCCATTTAATGAATTTTGCAAGTTGATTGGGGTTCTGAGGCCACCTTTATTGGCATATATGCAATTCATGCAAAAGTTAAATGAAGTAGAGCTCATTGATGTGGAAAAGCAGCTATCATTAACAGAAAAAGTGATCATGGATGCATGCGATATCTGTCGATGTTTAGATGCATCAAAGACTGCTCCTAATGTACAGGGATGGCCCATTTCGAAAGTTTCCATCCTTTTAATCGACAGTAAGAAGGAGAACTGCTTTTTGCTGTTTGATTCTATCACTAGTGGGGTATGGTCTGTGGTTGAGAAAAATGTAGATACCTCCCACCAAAATCCTGAAGTTGAATcagaaacaaaaaatacaaacaaaaggAAAAGAGTCATTAGAAAGTCTGCAAAAGATGAATTCAAAGTTGATGAAGATGAACTTCTGCAAGTTGGGTATTCTGCCATAAAGGAAGCCACGg GTATCAATAACACTGATATTGTTCTTTTGGAAAGCTACACTATCTATTCTCAAAGCAAAGAGAAGGCAGCGTCTCGCTTTTTTATAATGCAGTGCTCCCAGTCAATCAACCAGGAGGTGATTAAAGTTCCCCTCAAAGATGTAATTGAAAG CTTGAAGGGTCCTTTGGTGAAAAAGAGTTCTAGCAGTTGGACAATCACTCCAGCCGTGGTTTACTTCCACGTGCTTCCTTATTCTGAAGTAATCTCACAGTGTATTTCTAG AAAAGAATTCTCAAACAGTTTGCAAGATTCAAGGGTAACAGAGAAAAATATAATGGTCAACATCCCTGAAGTGACAGAGTCCTATATATTTAAGGACATCTATTCTGGTATTGATAGTAAGCCAAGCGAGGATAATTTTGAAACACAGGAGCAGAATAAAGAAAAACGGCAAAAGATCTCCAATTCTATACAATTTGGTGAAGATCAAGAAAAACACAACCCATCTTTGCTGTGTAACTCCAATGGCTCTGCCAATGCTATTCAG GCTATGAAGGTTGATTCAACAAGAATTGTCATCACTGAAGGTGGAATCAACAATATTGCTTCTTCCGGCAAGCTTTGTGCCAATAGGCCAAATATCTCATATGTAAAAGACACAACAGATGCCTGTACTAAAAGTTCAAATCATTGTAACTCCAATGGCTCTGTAAATGCTATTCAG GCTAGGAAGGTTGATTCAACAAGAATTCTCATCACTGAAGGCGGAATCAACAATATTGCTTCTTCCGGCAAGCTTTGTGCCAATAGGCCAAATATCTCATATGTAAAAGAAACAACAGATGCCTGTACTAAAATTTCAAATCATTGTAACTCAGATAGGGAGAAGCCCCAAAGTCTTCAAGATTCTAAAAAGAAACTGTCGCGAACTGCCATAGCTTCTCTAATACGAAAGAAAAATCAGCTG GCCATTCAGCAGCGCAAGATAGAGGAGGAAATCGCTATTTGTGATACAAAACTTCAGAGATTGTTAACGG ATGGGAAAGATGACTTTGAATTAATGATAGAATGCATTGTAGAAGGCTGTAATGATGCATTGGTTACAACTCAAGAAGGGATGGATGAACAACAATGA